In Rhinopithecus roxellana isolate Shanxi Qingling chromosome 16, ASM756505v1, whole genome shotgun sequence, a single genomic region encodes these proteins:
- the GCNT1 gene encoding beta-1,3-galactosyl-O-glycosyl-glycoprotein beta-1,6-N-acetylglucosaminyltransferase translates to MLRKLLRRRLFSYPTKYYFVVLIFSLITFSVLRIHQKPEFVSVRHLELAGENPSSDINCTKVLQGDVNEIQKVKLEILTVKFKKRPRWTPDDYINMTSDCTSFIKRRKYIVEPLSKEEAEFPIAYSIVVHHKIEMLDRLLRAIYMPQNFYCIHVDTKSEDSYLAAVTGIASCFSNVFVASRLESVVYASWSRVQADLNCMKDLYAMSANWKYLINLCGMDFPIKTNLEIVRKLKLLMGENSLETERMPSHKEERWKKRYEVINGKLTNTGTVKMLPPLETPLFSGSAYFVVSREYVGYVLQNEKLQKFMEWAQDTYSPDEYLWATIQRIPEVPGSLSASHKYDLSDMQAVARFVKWQYFEGDVSKGAPYPPCDGVHVRSVCIFGAGDLNWMLRNHHLFANKFDVDVDLFAIQCLDEHLRHKALETLKH, encoded by the coding sequence ATGCTGAGGAAGTTGCTGCGAAGGAGACTTTTTTCTTATCCCACTAAATACTACTTTGTGGttcttattttttccctaatCACCTTCTCCGTTTTAAGGATTCATCAAAAGCCTGAATTTGTAAGTGTCAGACACTTGGAGCTTGCTGGGGAGAATCCTAGTAGTGATATTAATTGCACCAAAGTTTTACAGGGTGATGTAAATGAAATCCAAAAGGTAAAGCTTGAGATCCTAacagtgaaatttaaaaagcGCCCTCGGTGGACACCTGACGACTATATAAACATGACCAGTGACTGTACTTCTTTCATCAAGAGACGCAAATATATTGTAGAACCCCTTAGTAAAGAAGAGGCAGAGTTTCCAATAGCATATTCTATAGTGGTTCATCACAAGATTGAAATGCTTGACAGGCTGCTGAGGGCCATCTATATGCCTCAGAATTTCTATTGCATTCATGTGGACACAAAATCCGAGGATTCCTATTTAGCTGCAGTGACAGGCATCGCTTCCTGTTTCAGTAATGTCTTTGTGGCCAGCCGATTGGAGAGTGTGGTTTATGCATCGTGGAGCCGGGTTCAGGCTGACCTTAACTGCATGAAGGACCTCTATGCAATGAGTGCAAACTGGAAGTACTTGATAAATCTTTGTGGTATGGATTTTCCTATTAAAACCAACCTAGAAATTGTCAGGAAGCTGAAGTTGTTAATGGGAGAAAACAGCCTGGAAACGGAGAGGATGCCATCCCATAAAGAAGAAAGGTGGAAAAAGCGGTATGAGGTCATTAATGGAAAGCTGACAAACACAGGGACTGTCAAAATGCTTCCTCCGCTCGAAACACCTCTTTTTTCTGGCAGTGCCTACTTTGTGGTCAGTAGAGAGTATGTGGGGTATGTACTACAGAATGAAAAACTCCAAAAGTTTATGGAGTGGGCGCAAGACACATACAGCCCTGATGAGTATCTCTGGGCCACCATCCAGAGGATTCCTGAAGTCCCGGGCTCACTTTCTGCCAGCCATAAGTACGATTTGTCTGACATGCAAGCAGTTGCCAGGTTTGTCAAGTGGCAATACTTTGAGGGTGATGTTTCCAAGGGTGCCCCCTACCCTCCCTGCGATGGGGTCCACGTGCGCTCGGTGTGCATTTTTGGAGCTGGTGACTTGAACTGGATGCTGCGCAACCACCACTTGTTTGCCAATAAGTTTGACGTGGATGTTGACCTCTTTGCCATCCAGTGTTTGGATGAGCATTTGAGGCATAAAGCTTTGGAGACATTAAAACACTGA